A single window of Onychomys torridus chromosome 8, mOncTor1.1, whole genome shotgun sequence DNA harbors:
- the Carhsp1 gene encoding calcium-regulated heat-stable protein 1, with translation MSSEPPPPPQAPTHQTNVGLLDTPRARDRSPSPLRGNVVPSPLPTRRTRTFSATVRASQGPVYKGVCKCFCRSKGHGFITPADGGPDIFLHISDVEGEYVPVEGDEVTYKMCSIPPKNEKLQAVEVVITHLAPGTKHETWSGHVISS, from the exons ATGTCATCTGAGCCACCCCCGCCGCCACAGGCCCCGACGCACCAGACTAATGTCGGGCTATTGGACACTCCTCGGGCCCGGGATCGCTCTCCATCCCCACTGCGAGGCAATGTGGTCCCTAGTCCTCTGCCCACCCGCAGGACAAGGACCTTCTCAGC GACGGTGAGGGCTTCACAGGGCCCTGTCTACAAAGGAGTCTGTAAATGCTTCTGCCGGTCCAAGGGCCACGGCTTCATCACCCCAGCTGATGGTGGCCCTGACATCTTCCTTCACATCTCTGA TGTGGAAGGGGAGTATGTTCCAGTGGAAGGCGACGAGGTCACCTATAAGATGTGCTCTATCCCGCCCAAGAATGAGAAACTGCAGGCTGTAGAGGTGGTGATCACCCACCTGGCACCGGGCACCAAGCATGAGACCTGGTCCGGGCATGTCATCAGCTCCTAG